CCTAAATCATGAGCGATTTCGCTCATAGACTTACTGCTTTCTCGACTTAGCTTTACAGTGTTTATTTTAAACTCACGGTTGTACTTTTCTTGATTTTTCATAGACCCTTATTTTTCTTAAGCTATTATTATTTGCTGTCTATGTTCTTTATGTCTAGGTAATGGTAGCAAGATCACTTAATACGAGCATGGATTCAAGTAGTGGCATAAAAATCTGTCCGGCTCTTTTAACTTTCCTTGATCTGTACCATTTTCCCCTACGTGGACAAGAACAAGCTGAGTTTATGACAGAACGCTCTGTACAGGACAATTTTTTAGGAGCAGATAAAAAGAATAGCCCGCAAATATGACCAGAGATCTGGCATAATACTTCTGGAAATCACTCTAAGAGGTATTATGAAACATATTTGCGAACTGAAAAATATTTTAGCAGAACATTTTGATTGGAACAAGTCTAGATTAACTGTATTAACGAATGTATTAATAGGACTATTCGTAGTAAGAACAGTAAATTTATCAGATCTTTCAACCGTTTTATATAGTGAGGCAAAAATATCATCCAATTATAAACGTCTACAAAGATTTTTTAAATGGCTTATTTCCGTAAATAATTATACTTATTTGACCATGAAATTTGTGATAATGGTTTTAGGTCTTAAAAATAAAAAAAACGATTTATCTTTAGATAGAACCGATTGGAAGTTTGGTAAGAAGCACATAAATATTCTTACATTAGGTGTTAATGTTAAAGGAGTAGCTATTCCCCTTGTCTGGATTTCATTAGGAAGAGCAGGGAATTCAAAAACGGCAGATCGTATAGAACTTTTAAAAAAAGTCATAAATGAAATAGAAATCAAATCTCTAACAGCAGATAGAGAATTCATAGGAGAAGAATGGTTCAAGTTTTTACTTCAGGCAAATATTCCTATATACATTCGGATAAAAAAAGACACTCAGGTTGTTAGAAGAAATCATCATTATACAATTTCTCTTAAAGACTTATTTGCCAAACTAAAACAAGGTAAAAAAAAGGTGCTAAAGGGACAGTATACGGTTTTAGGGCTAGAAGTTAATTTAGCAGCTTCACGGAACAACAAGGGAGAACTCTTAATAGTTCTGACTAATAGATGTCCTTATAAAGCATTAAAAATCTATAAAAAAAGATGGTCGATAGAAACCCTTTTTGGATACTTCAAAACAAAAGGTTTTAACTTTGAAGATACCCACATGACTGATGTAAATAAAATAGCATCATGGATGCTACTGCTTACGATAGTCGTTACTTGGACAATGAAGACAAGTTTAGTCCTGAAAGAAAAAGAGCAAAAAGCAACTCATGGACGCTTAAGAAAAAGTATTTTTAGAGTAGGCTTTGAAAGACTAAAGAGATGCTTATCTCAGCCTTTAGATAGATTAAAAGAGCTTTTAGAGTACCTGAAGCTCTTACTAAGAAAAAAAACACGTTGTAGGTGTGTTTTAAGAGTGGTTTAAAAAAAATGTCCTGTACAGAGGAGCCCGACAGGAAATTGCCAAACACAGCTCGCTGATATTTTCATTTCAACACGCCAAGTCTCAACCTCAGAAGACATGTTAGCTCCATCTTCTGCCCGTTTTCCTTTTATTCCTTTACCAAAAAAAGAAAAGGATTTTTTTCTAGCGCTTACGAAATTCGTATATTCAAAAGTCGTTCTTTTGTCATCGGGCCCTCGATAAAATTGCTCATACACCCATTCTTCGACTTGTGATGATTCTGCTGTAAACAAATCGGAACCTAGCATAAAACAATCCAGTGGGTGCGTCTTATGAAGGGCAATCTGCTTTCCGTTGTTTGTATTGATAATTTCAAACGTGCAGTCTCCTATTTCCTTAGGTAAAATCCCACCATCAGATGTTTTGGGGTTTTTATGAGGCACATCCAAGGTTTTCTTGGTTTCCCCGTTGAAAAGCCTGAAAATATTTTTTTCTGCTTCTCCTTCAACGCGTTTGATATGAAGAATATCTTGCCCTTCAGTACTTTCATTTCCAGAAGCTACTGACATAGTCGTCTCAGTAACAGGCTCTTCTTCCACGATGACCAGTTCTCCTTTTTCTGTTCTACACCATCGGGTTATTCCTACTTCTGCTTCTAGATCATAAGCTCTACTTCTATCGCTGTCTCTAAGCTCTTGTTCAAACTCTAAACTGCTATCATCGTTGATAGCTGATATGACGGGATTCTTTTTGGTTAGAAAATCCCCCAAAGCACTATCATCCCATTCTTTTATTCCTATTGTTTTTGCTCGTGAATTAACTGAGACACACACTGCTCCCGGCCCATTGCTAAACAATCGACTTTCAATTCTTTTTTTAATGCCTTTCAAACACAGTGCGCAAATACAGGCATAAGATCTGTTGGCGAAGAAGCGTTGTTTGGCCAATAGCTTTTATCAAAATGATTACACACAGAATACCAAATATTTTCACGATCTCTGGAGACTTTTAATTCCAATTGAGGGTCATTTAACCTCCAGCTACATATAGGTTCAACTAAATTAAGGTTTGGAATGGTCATAGCCTATCTCTTTTTTTAATTTTTTTTTGTAATAATGCATATTTTATGTGTTGTTAACTTCAAATAATCTTGTGTAAGACTTTGTTTTACGGTTTTTCTATGCGCTAATTAGGGGGCAAAAATGGATTCAGCTAGCATAGCTGATAAATCCGCAATTAAAAATGAACAATACTAAAAACTTAGTTTGTTTTTATAAAATTTCTTTGCGCAACAGGTAAAAAGCTGCTTTTATAGCGCTTTTTTGATAACATTCTGCATTTAACTTAAGGAGTCATATGGAAAGCATGAAAGATAAAGTTGCAATCATTACAGGATCTACATCAGGAATCGGACGAGAAGTAGCATTGTTATTTGCATCACGCGGGATAAAAGTAGCTGCTGCTGGACGCGATGAAGGAGGTGGGGCAAGCTTAATTAATGAAATTCAGCAAAAGGGTGGAAATGCCATTTTTATTAAAACGGATGTGTCTAATGCGGCATCAGTTCAAGCACTTATCAAATCAGCTAAAGAACATTTCGGTGGTATTGATTATGCGTTTAATAATGCGGGCATTGAAGGCGTACTTGGTCCTATCGCTGATATGAAAGAAGATGCGTGGGATGATGTGATGAACATTAATTTAAAAGGGATATGGTTATGCTTAAAATACGAATTCCCTGAAATTCTTCTTCGAGGTGGCGGAGCTATTGTCAATACATCTACAAATCTTACCAAATTGGGATTACCAGGAACATCAGCTTATGCTGCTAGCAAAGCTGGAGTAGATGCACTCACTCAAGTTGCTGCCATTGAATATGGTAAGCATGGAGTACGTGTGAATGCAATTAACCCAGGAGCGGTCGATACTCCTATGTTGCAGCGTATTTATAGTCCTGACCAAATGGAACAGGTAAAAAGTTCTAATCCACTCAACAAGATTGCGACTCCAAAGGATGTGGCTCAAATAGTTCTTTGGCTGTGTTCTCCAATGTCAAATCATGTGAACGGTATCAGCATGCTTATTGATGGAGGGTCAACTTTATTATAAATAAAAATATCAAATCTGAATTTTTTACAATTGTTAATACTTTAGTTTAAAAACTACATTTATTTATTAGTAACGGCAGCAAAATATGAAAATATTCTAGACAAAAAAGTTGCCAGCCTGAGATTCTTTTTTCTTTCACGAGATTATATGGAAATCCTCTTGGGAAGATCGGTAGAAATTTTTCTTTTTCCTTTTTCAAGCGGATGGTTTTGGCTGATCGACATTGAAAATATAAACTTGGAAGAACTAGCAATAGCTCGATCTGTTTTAAATGAAGAAGATTTGAAAAAATCTTCACGACTAAAATTTGAGAAAGATCGAAACAGATCCGTTGTAATTCATGCGCTACTAAAAATTTATATCGCTAAAATTCTTGATGCCTCCGTTAAAAGCATAAAATTTTTGCATAATAGATTTGGTAAACCTTGCCTACCTGATTCTCTGCTCTATTTTAATTTATCTCATTCAAATAATTATGCCTTTATTGGCATACATCCTTCAAAGGATATCGGTGTTGACATTGAAAAAATCGATGACAAAAATGCATTAGAAACATTCGATAATTTTTTATATCCCAATGAGAAAGAATGGCTTAGCGCACATTCTCATCCAAAGGAAGGCTTTTATACGCTCTGGTGCGCGAAAGAAGCCTACCTAAAAGCCCTTGGTTCAGGTTTTTCAACGCATCCTTTACCTATGCTGAAGCCTGCATCTACTCATCCTCAGAAAAATCATCCTATTGAAAAAATTGAGCATTTTTTTACTCCCTCAGAAGAATTTGTGATTTCTGATCATAAATATGAGGCATATGTTTATGACAAAGTTATAAATGATTATAAACTAGCTGTTTGCATAATTTAGGAATTTATGAAGAACATTTTACAAGCAGACATATGCATCATCGGTGGCGGAATAGCAGGATTATATTGCGCCCATAAATTAGCCCAAAGAAATCCTAGTAGAAAAATCACTGTATTTGAAGGACTTTCAAGATTGGGTGGTCGTGTACAGACAGGTTCATTCTGCAATGGAACGTTTCATCCTGAATTTGGTGCCTTGAGAATCGAGCCTGAATTGCAACCTTGTGTGAATGAATTGATCAGCGAATTGAAAATTCCGACCACTACAGCTAATCAGCACAACCCTACGATTTCAATGCATCCTGATTTCGAAAAATTGCATTTGGAAGAACAGCTTTTAATTAAAGCAAATCCTAACCAAGGGGCTCCACTCATTTTGTTAGAGCACGCTCTAAAGAAAATCCTCGGCAAGCAATGGGATATTGAGGGCGATCATTGGGATCTTCCTAATCGAGATGAAAAAAAGCAATTTTTACGCTCAACTGCCATATTTAATGGGATTCTATTATATCACCAAGGTGCTTGGAATGTTTTTAGTGAAGTATTGAGTTATGAAGCAATTGAGTTCGTACGTGAAAAAGGAGCCTTTTATCATCTTAAAAATGCCAATCCTAATGCAGCAGACTGGATTTCTATCCTCTTAGATATGCGGCTTATCAAGCAGCCATCCTATTCTCCTGTAGGAGGAATGGATACACTCATTCACTCTTTAGAAAAAGCGATCACAGAAAAACAGGTTAATATTTTATGCAATCATGAGCTGACATGCATGAAACCCAACGGGGACTCTTCCACCCAGCTCATCTTTTCAAAGAAAGACGATAAAACTACAGTTACAGTCGATGCGAAAACAGTCATCCTAGCAATCCCTCAAGCAGCTCTTCTGAAGCTTGCTGATTCGCTACCTTCACATATTATTCCTCTTCTTTCAAAAGTACGCCCTCTTCCGATGGTTTGGGCTTACTGCATCGTAGAAAATCCACCTTGGACAAAGTCTACTCCTACGGGAAATGGCAAAAACATGCCTGTAAGAGCCGTGCATCTTGAGCTTGATGGACAAAATCCACCTCGTTTCGGCATGGCAATGTTCTATTGCGATGAGCCTTGGTCTGAATACTGGGCTGATTTGGTAGAAGAAGAGACTTCTGACTTAATTGGTACTCACTTTGAAGCACAGATCAATCGAGGACCTCGTTTGACGAATGCTTTAAGTAAGGCCTTACAATCTTTTCTTTCTTTGAAAGACCCTCCTAAAATCGTCGAATGGGCAATTCGAGATTGGGGGCGCCAACCTTTTGGCGGGGGAGTTCATCTATGGAAACCGCGTGCAAAATCAGCAGATGTGATGAACGAATTGAAAGCTTTTTCTTTAAATGGGAGTACTGTTTTAAAGAATATTCACATATGCAACGAAGCTTTTTCCGATTTGCAAGGTTTCTTTGAAGGGTCCCTTCGTTCAGCAAACAATGCATTACAAACAATAGAATGTGAAGAGGGATAACCGTGCAAAAATTCGCAGAAATCTCTCTTCAATCCATTCACCTCCTATTTGAAGAGCAAGTAGAGAGAACACCCGAAAATATCGCTGTCTGTAGCGACGATATGGAACTTTCATACCAGGCGACTGACCATTAAAACAAGATCTTGAATTTAGAGTGTGGATGCTAGAAACTGTTCGAGACATATTTTCGAGGAGATTTCTATGAGCCAGCCAAAAGGCAAAATACCAAAGCATATAAAACAAAAGACATTCAATCATCCAGGCACCGACAGTCAAATAATTTTAAATCTTTGCAAGATAAAAGACCCTCGCCAACCATCCTGTAATTTTCATTACTCACTAGTTACAGTCCTATTTATCTCCTTTTTAGGTGTCTTATGCGGAGCAAAAGATTGGATAAGCAAATACGTAGATGTTTCGTCTGGAGTTCCTTCAAGTAAGACACTAAAACGAGTAATGAGTCTCATTCCTACCGACTCTTTAGAAAGATTACTTAATTGTTTAAGATCAAGCCTTGCGGAAGGGGATATTATCGCCATAGATGAAAAAACTCTTCGTGGCAGTCGCGGTTGGAATGAGAAAGATAAACCACTTCATTTGTTACACGCGTGGAGCACAGACCTTGGAATCTGCTTAGGGCAAGTATCTGTCGATGAGAAATCTAATGAAATTACGGCTTTTCCAAAGTTAATTGAACAGTTAGAGCTTAAAGGAACAACAGTTACTACAGATGCTTTAAATACCCAGAAGAAATCTGCAGCAGCAATTATCAACCAGAAAGCAGATTATGCATTACCGGTGAAAGGGAATCATAAAGGTCTCTATAAAGACATAAAGTTACTATTTGAAGATGCTGATAGAAAAAGCAGCATTGATGTAACGGAAATTCACCATCAAGAAAAATCCGCAGGACGAATGGAAGAACGTAGATATCAGCTTTTAGATATTAAAGGCCTTGGATCTGTCAAAAAATGGGCTGGTTGTTTAAGAGCAGGAAGGGTTAGTAGAAAAAGAACGAAAAAAGGCAAAACCTCTCTAGAGATATGTTATTACATAACCAGTCTGCTCGATATAGATAAATTTGCTAAGAGCGTACGGAAACACTGGGGAATAGAAAATGGCCTTCATTTATCTCTAGATGTTATTTTTAAAGAGGATAAACATCGCTATCAAGATAAAATAGGCGCTGCAAATCTGTCTTTGCTAAGGAAAGTCGCACTTGCGGTATTAGCCAAGGACACATCACTTAAGTGTGGAAAACCCGCTAGGCAAATGCGAGCTGCTACGTCTCCTACATACAGAGACCAGTTAGTCAAAAATTGCTTTTAATGGTCGGTCACCTGCAAATGGAAATCGTATCACGGTAACAGGATAAACGCTGTTGACGGAAAAGTTAGGTCTGTTCAAGTCCTTAAGGAGGGGTCTTCAAAGCTTTTAGTAAAGCACAAGCATGGAAATAACCCGAATAAGCCAAGGAGCGATGACCCTGGTTTTTTTACATACATGATAGGGGCGGCGCTCACAAGTTTAGGAGTGCTTCTATCTGGAACACACCTGCTGGTCCTATTTTAATAGGGGTTGGCACCGGAGTCTCTATAGCGGGAGAAGCAAAAGCAGAACAATCACGCAACCGTAGGGAGTAATTGTGGAAGAATGGACTCTACAACAAAAGATCGCCATTTATGGCATTTCTATACCGCTAGCAATATTTTTGTGGGCCCTCATCTTGTTAAAATTGGCTGACTGGGCACAAGATGGGTGGTGTAACAATAACCGCAAAAAAAAGTGGGCTGTTTGTTTGATAATTGGTTTTTACCTTGTCTTGTCAAATCTGGACAAAGCATTTCCTGACATGTTCGGCTCTTAGCTTCATTTTATAATCACTTTTGATCAAGTTTGGGCATTTTTAATTTAGAAATGCTCAAATATGTACTCTTCATCGTTACAAAAATTTAAACGCGCGGAAAGATCTGTAACAAAGAAATGACAGAAGCTGAGTGGATGCAAGTAATGTATCAATTCCTCTATTGAAAAAAATTTTAATTATTAGGTACTGTTTATGCAGTAAAATAGGAGCGGCTATGCCAATTTGTGGATTTGATAGAACTGCTATCCTATGTAAGCTTGTATGGTGAATTGCTTGTGCAATCTAGTACAACATTTCAGAGCCTTAAAAAATTTTGCTCTCAGAAAAGGAAATGTTCCAAACAAAGAAAAATAGAAACAATTAGCTAATATAGAGAGGGGTATGTTTAAAGAGATTTTTTTTACATTGATTGCGGTAGGTGGCATTGACGCAGGAGCAGAAATGAAGACTGATACCAAGATACAAAATATTACAGAAACGAAAATAGATACAAAGATGCAAGACATTATGGAGCTAATACGTTTAGCTGTTTTGCAAGAAGAGCAACTGGATATAATGCTGCCCTCGCTAGTTCAACAGGCGGTTACTTCTGCAAAGAAGGATATGGATGTTAAGAAGGTTGTTACCGATGTAAAAGAAAAGATTCTTAAAGAAACTTATCTAAAAAAGTTTGTAGAGCCTTTTGATAAGATATTTACTCATGATGAAATCCAAGCGCTTCTTAGCTATTATAGAGCAGATGCGATAAAAAAGTTTTTTAAAACAGGTGCTGAAACACTTTTCCCAGTTTACGCAGGCATGCAAGAAGTCATTACAGATATTGTCAAGCCTCCTCTTTTAGAAGACAATGTTGCCACGGTCACTGCTTCAAATTTTCAGAAAGAAGTAAAGGAGTTCAAAGGTAGTATTCTTTTAAAAGTTTACTCTATGATGTGTGGACCTTGTCAAGTTGTGGCACCCATCTTTTCAGAACTCAGTACTGAATTAGGGGATAAGGTCAAATTTTGCAAAATAGATCTTAGCTTCGAACTTGAATTGTTAAAAGAGCTTGAAGTAACTTCAGTACCTACTATCTTATTTATCAAAGATGGAAAAATAATAGATCGTCATACTGGTTTAATTAGCAAAGAAGCTTTAAGAAACAAGGTTGTAGGAAGCGATATTGCTTCTGGGGCTTAGCGCTAGGTTTTCGTATTTATTAAGAAAATTAGCGCACAGAAAGATCTGCGCGCTACATGCCTTAAAAAAAGTGCAAGGCTACATAGAAAAGCTAAAATAGGACAGAAAACACTGATCACCCTTTTCCAAGAGAAAAAAAGGGGTTAGCAAATCAAAAAGCTAACGCTTAAAGCACAGAAAAATAGACGATAGAAACACCCTCAATAAAAGAACTCAGCCCATCCCTGGAATGCTAAGTAAAAAATTGTGCAATTAGCCTCTCAATTTTTAACAGCAAAGATTAAAGGAACTTTTGTTAAAAGCAAAGTTTGGTAAAATCAGACTGATTTTAGAGGATTTATATGTTGCGTAAAAAATCAGGTGGGATCGAATGGTTGGAATTTGAACTTTTACAAGGGATCCCTCATCTTAAAACGGGAGTTTTTTTAAGACATGGAGGAATCAGCCAAGGTCCTTATGCGTCTTTTAATTTGGGGGCAAATACAGAAGATCTTGCAGAGCATGTAATCTATCATCGTAAGCAAGTACAAGAGCTGTTTAATTTTAAAAAAATAGTGACGGGTAACCAAGTGCATGGAGTTCATGCTGAATGGATACAAACGCTTAAGCAAGATGTAGGAAATTGTGATATTTTATTAACCGATTTGTCAGAGGTTGGTTTGTTAATTACCCACGCAGATTGTCAGGCTGCAATTTTTTATGATCCTTTACGAAAGGCGATAGCAAATACACATGCAGGTTGGAGAGGAAATGTGGGTAATGCATATCGTGAAACAGTCAGGGCTATGCATAAAGCCTTTGGTTCTAATCCCGCTGATTTACTTGTTTGCATTTCACCAAGCCTTGGACCAAAACACGCAGAGTTTAAAGAATATAAGAGGGAATTTCCACCGGATTTCTGGAAGTACCAAGTAACACCGCTTCATTTTGATTTATGGGCTCTTGCTAAAGATCAATTAGAGGAGGAAGGAGTGTTATCTTCTCATATTGAGATTGCATGTATGTGTACACATTGCAACACAGAGGATTTTTACTCCTATCGCCGAGATCAAATAACAGGAAGAAATGGGACAATCATTGGTTTCACTGAGAAGGCATTTGATTAAAAAATAAAACAGCTTCTTTAGCAAGGGTTTCTTGGATTTTTTTACGATCTACTCCTTGAGGATCTTCATAGAGTCTAGGAGGTAAAAACCGTCTACCAACACTGGTAGCTCGGTTGAGAAAAGTGTAGTGATTGGCATTTCCTTTAAGAATTTTAAGCGACACGCGATTCATTATTTTGGCAAACCATTTTGCATTCTGTTCTGTAGGTGCAATGGCATCTTGCTCTGATGCTACAATATAAAATGGAGGTTGAATATTTTTTAAACTTTGCTCTGTAAACATCCATCCTAAAGCAGGAGCCATTACGAAAAAAGCAGAGATGCGTTGATCATGGAAAGATTGGAATACTTGCTTAAAATCCGTTTCTTTTAACTTGTCTAGAGAAATGGTTTCTCCTAATTGTTGGTTGCAAATTTGTTGAAATGCGCTTTGCTCAATTTCCTTTACACAAGCTCCAGCTATCCATAAACCTGTAGTTGCACCTAATGAATATCCACTAAATCCAATGCGGTTTTGGTCAATGCGGTCTTGAAATAAGCTATTATGTAAAATTTGATCAATGACAAAAGAGACATCTTTAGGTCTCTCCCAAGTTCTAACATAGAACTCTGGAATTTTATTATTCCAAGTATTGCCATAGTGATCCATAGAAGCTACAATATATCCATTAGCAGCTAATACTTCAGCAAGCCATGCAATATTAAAACGATCTCCGCCATGGCCGTGTGAAAGAACAATCAAAGGATAGGTTCCTTTCTGATTGCTTAACACAGCATCTCTGGCTTCTCCACAACGAACCCACATGCCTAAAGGATTAATAGACGGCGTTTCTGGATCAATAGGATACCATATTTCTGTAACAACAGGACGCTTACGCTCTACATCGTAAAAATGCAAGGTGGTAATCCCTGTTTTTTGAGGATGAAGGATAACCTTAGTAAAATAGTGGCTTAGGTATATTTTCTGACTTAAAGGCCATAACACAAGCAGAAAAGCTGCCAGATAAAGAATCCAGTTAGTTTTCTTTTTACGCATTTTCAAGCTGAGCCTGTTTTTTTTAGATAGCATTTGTTTTTTTTGATAAGAAATTTTTTACTAAAAAGGAAGTTCTTTTTTATTCTTACAAAATCATACCGCATAGGAAATAATCTTGGCATAAAATTCTTCGCTGAGTTGATGCCTTTAGGAGAATTTTCGGTGTCAATGATCTTATTTGGAAATTTTTCTTTCAGCTTCTGTTAATAGTTCTATTGCTTTTACATTTTTAGCTTCAGTAGCGCATTCAAGAGGAGTTTTTATTGTGAGCTCAAAGTCAAAGTTGTCTTTTGCCTGACCCTCGACTCCGGCATCGAGTAAAGCATTTAGGAATCTACCTTCTGTATCGGATATTGCAGCCTCATGTAAAGGAGTATATCCTTTCCCATTTGAGAGCTCTAAATGAGCGCCTTGAGAAATGAGTAATTGAAATACGTCATATGCTCCTTTTCGAATAGCAATATGTAGAGCAGTAGATCCTTCAAAATCAGATGCATCGATTTCATCTCCTCGGTTCAAATACTCTTTAATCTTATCGTGCTCTCCTTGTTGAATAGCTTGATGAAGAGAGGGAACTCCTTGAGGGACATCTTTATTTTGCAGAGGCTGCCATACCATACATTCTTCGTAAAATATACTGCTCTGCTTTAGCCATTCATAGAGGTTTTTATTACCTCGTACAAAAGGCATAGAAACATGGGATTGATAAAATTTTTCTTCATCTGTTTCCTGCGGTTC
This sequence is a window from Candidatus Rhabdochlamydia sp. T3358. Protein-coding genes within it:
- a CDS encoding thioredoxin domain-containing protein; translation: MFKEIFFTLIAVGGIDAGAEMKTDTKIQNITETKIDTKMQDIMELIRLAVLQEEQLDIMLPSLVQQAVTSAKKDMDVKKVVTDVKEKILKETYLKKFVEPFDKIFTHDEIQALLSYYRADAIKKFFKTGAETLFPVYAGMQEVITDIVKPPLLEDNVATVTASNFQKEVKEFKGSILLKVYSMMCGPCQVVAPIFSELSTELGDKVKFCKIDLSFELELLKELEVTSVPTILFIKDGKIIDRHTGLISKEALRNKVVGSDIASGA
- a CDS encoding glucose 1-dehydrogenase translates to MKDKVAIITGSTSGIGREVALLFASRGIKVAAAGRDEGGGASLINEIQQKGGNAIFIKTDVSNAASVQALIKSAKEHFGGIDYAFNNAGIEGVLGPIADMKEDAWDDVMNINLKGIWLCLKYEFPEILLRGGGAIVNTSTNLTKLGLPGTSAYAASKAGVDALTQVAAIEYGKHGVRVNAINPGAVDTPMLQRIYSPDQMEQVKSSNPLNKIATPKDVAQIVLWLCSPMSNHVNGISMLIDGGSTLL
- a CDS encoding IS4 family transposase, which translates into the protein MKHICELKNILAEHFDWNKSRLTVLTNVLIGLFVVRTVNLSDLSTVLYSEAKISSNYKRLQRFFKWLISVNNYTYLTMKFVIMVLGLKNKKNDLSLDRTDWKFGKKHINILTLGVNVKGVAIPLVWISLGRAGNSKTADRIELLKKVINEIEIKSLTADREFIGEEWFKFLLQANIPIYIRIKKDTQVVRRNHHYTISLKDLFAKLKQGKKKVLKGQYTVLGLEVNLAASRNNKGELLIVLTNRCPYKALKIYKKRWSIETLFGYFKTKGFNFEDTHMTDVNKIASWMLLLTIVVTWTMKTSLVLKEKEQKATHGRLRKSIFRVGFERLKRCLSQPLDRLKELLEYLKLLLRKKTRCRCVLRVV
- a CDS encoding ISAs1 family transposase, which encodes MSQPKGKIPKHIKQKTFNHPGTDSQIILNLCKIKDPRQPSCNFHYSLVTVLFISFLGVLCGAKDWISKYVDVSSGVPSSKTLKRVMSLIPTDSLERLLNCLRSSLAEGDIIAIDEKTLRGSRGWNEKDKPLHLLHAWSTDLGICLGQVSVDEKSNEITAFPKLIEQLELKGTTVTTDALNTQKKSAAAIINQKADYALPVKGNHKGLYKDIKLLFEDADRKSSIDVTEIHHQEKSAGRMEERRYQLLDIKGLGSVKKWAGCLRAGRVSRKRTKKGKTSLEICYYITSLLDIDKFAKSVRKHWGIENGLHLSLDVIFKEDKHRYQDKIGAANLSLLRKVALAVLAKDTSLKCGKPARQMRAATSPTYRDQLVKNCF
- a CDS encoding FAD-dependent oxidoreductase, which encodes MKNILQADICIIGGGIAGLYCAHKLAQRNPSRKITVFEGLSRLGGRVQTGSFCNGTFHPEFGALRIEPELQPCVNELISELKIPTTTANQHNPTISMHPDFEKLHLEEQLLIKANPNQGAPLILLEHALKKILGKQWDIEGDHWDLPNRDEKKQFLRSTAIFNGILLYHQGAWNVFSEVLSYEAIEFVREKGAFYHLKNANPNAADWISILLDMRLIKQPSYSPVGGMDTLIHSLEKAITEKQVNILCNHELTCMKPNGDSSTQLIFSKKDDKTTVTVDAKTVILAIPQAALLKLADSLPSHIIPLLSKVRPLPMVWAYCIVENPPWTKSTPTGNGKNMPVRAVHLELDGQNPPRFGMAMFYCDEPWSEYWADLVEEETSDLIGTHFEAQINRGPRLTNALSKALQSFLSLKDPPKIVEWAIRDWGRQPFGGGVHLWKPRAKSADVMNELKAFSLNGSTVLKNIHICNEAFSDLQGFFEGSLRSANNALQTIECEEG
- the pgeF gene encoding peptidoglycan editing factor PgeF — encoded protein: MLRKKSGGIEWLEFELLQGIPHLKTGVFLRHGGISQGPYASFNLGANTEDLAEHVIYHRKQVQELFNFKKIVTGNQVHGVHAEWIQTLKQDVGNCDILLTDLSEVGLLITHADCQAAIFYDPLRKAIANTHAGWRGNVGNAYRETVRAMHKAFGSNPADLLVCISPSLGPKHAEFKEYKREFPPDFWKYQVTPLHFDLWALAKDQLEEEGVLSSHIEIACMCTHCNTEDFYSYRRDQITGRNGTIIGFTEKAFD
- a CDS encoding 4'-phosphopantetheinyl transferase superfamily protein translates to MEILLGRSVEIFLFPFSSGWFWLIDIENINLEELAIARSVLNEEDLKKSSRLKFEKDRNRSVVIHALLKIYIAKILDASVKSIKFLHNRFGKPCLPDSLLYFNLSHSNNYAFIGIHPSKDIGVDIEKIDDKNALETFDNFLYPNEKEWLSAHSHPKEGFYTLWCAKEAYLKALGSGFSTHPLPMLKPASTHPQKNHPIEKIEHFFTPSEEFVISDHKYEAYVYDKVINDYKLAVCII